The stretch of DNA CTGCCTCTGCAGGGGTAGAAACCGGCACGCATTGCGGTAGCACATTGCACAACAAAGCTTCGTTGATGCTGAGTGACCGGACCGCCAACCAATGCGCGGCTTCGTCGCCCAAGCCGTGCACAGCATCCCAGCGCCGCACGACATCCGCAACGCCTCCGCCCCCCACTGCCAACACCGCCGTCGTCTCCGGGCGCTGCGCCATCAAAGCTTCAATCCGGTCCGCCAGACCGGCAACCTCCAACAAACTGCCACCGATTTTAAAGACAGTGATAGGCATCAAGAACGTAGGGTGCGTCGCGACGCACCTTTCTATACAGGACAAAAGATTAACCCAACGCCAAAAGCCTCAGCAGAGACATTGCAGCTTCAATGGAGCATAGGTCATTGCCCGTTGTGCAAAACCCTCACCCCGGCCCTCTCCCAAAGGGAGAGGGAGATAATATCAACACGGCTCAGCAGGAGCTTCGCCCTCCCGTGACGCGTCATTCACTTAGTCGATGATCTTGTTGATCGGTGTTTCCACAATACCTTGTGCGCCGGCGGTGCGCAGCTTTGGCACGATTTCGCGGACGAACGATTCATCCACAATTGTCGAAACCGCTACCCATTGCGGGTCGGACAGTGAAGCCACGGTTGGTTTTTGCAGCGCCGGCAGTGTACTCAACACTGTTTCCAGGTCGGTCCGCGAGACGTTCATCATCAAGCCCACTTTCCCCTCGGCAGCGAGGCAGGACTGCAACATCAAGGCGATGTTGTCAATCTTCTCTTTTTTCCACGGGTCGGCGATCGAATCGTTGTTGGCAATAAACCGCGTAGTGCTTTGCAATACCTCCGCGACAATCCGTAGATCGTTTGCCCGCAACGATGAACCGGTCTCGGTGACCTCGACGATCGCGTCGGCCAATTTGGGCGGTTTGACTTCCGTGGCTCCCCAGGAGAACTCGACGTTCACGTTTGTATTGTGCTTGGCAAAAAAGGACTTTGTCAAACCGACCACTTCGGTCGCAATCCGCTTGCCTTCCAAATCCTCTGGTTTTTGCACGGGCGAATCTTCCGGCACGCACAGCACCCACCGCACTGGGCGACGGCTGACTTTTGAAAACATCAGCTCGCAGACCTCGGTGACATCGGCTTCGTTCTCGACCACCCAATCGTGCCCGGTAATACCCGCGTCCAACAGTCCCTGCTCGACATACCGCGCCATTTCCTGCGCGCGGATCAACAGGCATTCGATCTCGACATCGTCGATTTCGGGATAATATGAGCGCGAGGAAAACTTGATGTTGTAGCCCGCTTTTTTAAAGAGCTCACCCGTGGCGTCCTTCAAACTGCCGGCGGGGATGCCCAATTTCAAAATCTTTTCAGCCATGGGTGTCGTCAATTCTTCTTGTAGACTTCTTTGGGATCAAATACGCGTTCGCCCACCGTCTGGAAGTTTTCCCCCCCGTCGGTGACCTGGCGGAAGAAACAGCTCCGGTAACCTTCGTGGCAAGCAGCCCCGCCGATTTGGTTGACCTTGATCAGCAGCGTGTCGGCGTCGCAATCAAAGTAGATCGCTTTAACCTCCTGCACGTTGCCGCTCTCTTCGCCTTTGCGCCACAGTTTATTGCGGCTACGGCTGAAATAACAGACGCGGCCGGTCGCCAGCGTCTCTTGGTACGCTTCGGCGTTCATATAAGCCAACATCAACACATCGCCGGTCGCTTCGTCTTGAGCAATCACCGGCAACAGTTCCGCCTTAGAAAAATCAGGTCCGCTCACGGTACAGTTTCCGTTATTTGTGTGGTTAGGTGATTCCATGAGGAGCGCGCCCGTAGGATGCGTCGCGACGCACCTTTTGCACAGAAAAGCACAGACGCCCCAAGCCAGTAAGGTAACACGAACCGCCGCGCGAGGCCAGTTTGTGGGCGGGAAAAGTGAGAGGAGCATTCCACGACGTATAATCGACGCCGAAAATATCATTCACACGTCGAAGACGCAGCTCAGCCGTATCACACCAATTCGCGGATCAACTCACGACGTTCCAGCACGTAGCGTGGGCGACCGGCGAGGTCGTCGAAGGTCATGGCGGGGTCGATGCCCAGGTGACGGTAGAGCATGGCGAGGACGTTTTCCGGCTGGTACGGCGCCTGGGCGGGGATTTCGCCTTTTGAATTCGAGGCTCCCAGAATGCCCGGCTTGAGTCCGCCGCCGGCGAGGGCGACGCTCATTACGGCTCCCCAGTGTCCGCGGCCCGCATCTTTGTTGAAGCGAGGGGAACGGCCGAATTCGCCCATGGCGACTACCAGGACGTTTTGTTGCAGTCCGCGGTCGTAGAGATCGTTTACCAACGCGGCCATGCCGCGGTCGAACTCGACGCCGTTTTTGACGATCCGTTTGGGCAAACTTCCGTGGTGGTCCCAACCGGTGCTGCGGACAGTGACGCAGGTGACTCCCGCTTCGACTAACCGCCGCGCCAACAACATGCCCTGTCCGGCAGTGCTGCGACCATACGCGTCGCGGAGCTTGTCGTCTTCACGAGAAATATCAAACGCCTCGCGTGCGGCGGAGCCGGAGACCATATCGAATGCTTGGGTTGTGAACTGATCGATCGCTGCGGAGGAACCTTCCAGATCCAACATCCGCCGGTCATCATCCAATGCTTTCAGCAATCCGCGCCGATCGTCAAGCCGTCGCATATCCATTCCGCCGGCCAAGGCGAGGTTGCGGACCTTAAAATTCTTCTTCGATGGGTTCTCGATCGTTTCAAACGCATTGCACCCTTTGCCCAAATGCGCCGAGCCGCCGTTACGCATAGTATTGGGGATCGCCACATAAGCGGGCAAGCCCGCGGTGTTCGCGCCGCGAACTTTGTGAATCACCGAGCCGAAGCTAGGCATCTGATTCGGCCCCCCCTTGGGGCCGGTCTTGTAGTAGCCGGTCTGCGACAAATGGCTCGACGGATCGTGACTGTTTTTGCGGTGATGGATCGAACGGATGATCGTCAGCTTGTCGAGAATCTTGGCTTGCTGCGACATCGTCTCGCTGAAGTACGCGCCCGGTTGGTTCGTCTGCACGGTACTCATCGGTCCGCGATATTCCACCGGCGCCAGCGGTTTGGGATCGTAGGTTTCGAATTGCGTCGGACCACCAGCCAGCTCAATAAAGATCACAGCTGTCTTGCGCGAGGCTTGTCCGGCAGCAGCGCGTTGCCGCAGCAAATCGGGCAAGGTCGCCGCCCCCAATCCCGTCAACCCGGCCTGCAGGATCGTCCTCCGTGATACGTTTCCGCAATCGTGTTGAATTGAGACAGGGGTTTGCATCACCGCTCCTTACAAAGACAAAACGAATCGCAGGCCAAACAGTCACGGGCGAACCCATCAACCATTATCAATGTATCGGCTGTGGAGAGGTAGGTCAATTAAAGTTCGGATCTCCCGTTCAAATGGTCGATGACGCGTAAGAGCGCGATGCCATCCCCTGAATGCTTATTATCAGCGAAATGGCTGATTTTAGAAAACGATTCAGGATGATATTGAGTTCTTCCAGAGATGGCTGTCACTGCCAGTGGCCTGTGTATCAAGAGCTTGCTGAATTTACACAGCCGTTTCGGCTTATCTCACGCTGCACATTTTGATTGACGATCAAACTGG from Symmachiella dynata encodes:
- a CDS encoding DUF1501 domain-containing protein encodes the protein MQTPVSIQHDCGNVSRRTILQAGLTGLGAATLPDLLRQRAAAGQASRKTAVIFIELAGGPTQFETYDPKPLAPVEYRGPMSTVQTNQPGAYFSETMSQQAKILDKLTIIRSIHHRKNSHDPSSHLSQTGYYKTGPKGGPNQMPSFGSVIHKVRGANTAGLPAYVAIPNTMRNGGSAHLGKGCNAFETIENPSKKNFKVRNLALAGGMDMRRLDDRRGLLKALDDDRRMLDLEGSSAAIDQFTTQAFDMVSGSAAREAFDISREDDKLRDAYGRSTAGQGMLLARRLVEAGVTCVTVRSTGWDHHGSLPKRIVKNGVEFDRGMAALVNDLYDRGLQQNVLVVAMGEFGRSPRFNKDAGRGHWGAVMSVALAGGGLKPGILGASNSKGEIPAQAPYQPENVLAMLYRHLGIDPAMTFDDLAGRPRYVLERRELIRELV
- the hisG gene encoding ATP phosphoribosyltransferase — translated: MAEKILKLGIPAGSLKDATGELFKKAGYNIKFSSRSYYPEIDDVEIECLLIRAQEMARYVEQGLLDAGITGHDWVVENEADVTEVCELMFSKVSRRPVRWVLCVPEDSPVQKPEDLEGKRIATEVVGLTKSFFAKHNTNVNVEFSWGATEVKPPKLADAIVEVTETGSSLRANDLRIVAEVLQSTTRFIANNDSIADPWKKEKIDNIALMLQSCLAAEGKVGLMMNVSRTDLETVLSTLPALQKPTVASLSDPQWVAVSTIVDESFVREIVPKLRTAGAQGIVETPINKIID
- the hisI gene encoding phosphoribosyl-AMP cyclohydrolase encodes the protein MSGPDFSKAELLPVIAQDEATGDVLMLAYMNAEAYQETLATGRVCYFSRSRNKLWRKGEESGNVQEVKAIYFDCDADTLLIKVNQIGGAACHEGYRSCFFRQVTDGGENFQTVGERVFDPKEVYKKN